In Phocoena phocoena chromosome 3, mPhoPho1.1, whole genome shotgun sequence, a single window of DNA contains:
- the WIZ gene encoding protein Wiz isoform X1 — MDGPLAGGLAAPDRPRGPERLPGPAPREDIEGGAEVAEGEGCIFRSTHYLPVTKEGPRDILDGRGGISDGQPHPGLSEALPRATSATHRISSCCWDGGSLDFQPGSPPPHPLGHFPGPPDGRGPWEHPMVQEAGEGIPSEQRFEDSVIIRTVKPHAELEGSRRFLYHQGESKLLEKVPRGRPRFDWLQDPEEQAPLQDAALHLDLPPQLPPLTSFRTVLVPVEDTTKALDVPVVGTGEHLADLEGLAQPSEWSLPRSASEVATQTWTVNSEASVERLQPLLAPVRTRPYLCELLEEVAEGVASPDEDEDDEPAVFPCIECSIYFKQKEHLLEHMSQHRRAPGQEPPAELAPLACGECGWAFADPGALEQHRQLHQASREKIIEEIQKLKQVPGDEGREARLQCPECVFGTNSSKAFVQHAKLHMREPQGQAAKEPFGGGSRAGSPSPDATSLTYQPYRDSLGLSACVFCGFPAPSESLLREHMRLVHANWEEDGEALEEDPASRPGTSQDAYARFSDATDYFGKAEPLLAPMWQGNPAGYDPSLSFGPGCQQLGMRDCPLLKPLPHGSSQRPQGRPAFPSSLASAPYSLQASRSKSAVHPQGLSAQLGDQRHPWSEEDEEEDILLASEMDFSPENGVFAPSATPGLIPQSALELKRTFREALQTAEASGAQQQQLCGMVPVVVVAKLGPQVMAAAARAPPRLQPEELGLGGGHPLDFLLLDTPLGGPLGLDTFLDGDPAEALKHEERKCPYCPDRFHNGIGLANHVRGHLNRVGVSYNVRHFISAEEVKAIERRFSFQKKKKKVANFDPSTFSLMRCDFCGAGFDTRAGLSSHARAHLRDFGITNWELTVSPINILQELLATSATERPPSPLCREPGVPPSGFLTSRRPRLPLTVPFPPTWAEDPGPAYGDGLGSEENAMVAMDLGSPLLPKKSLPVPGPLEQVANRLSSKVAAEVPHGSKQELPDLKAQSLTTCEVCGACFETRKGLSSHARSHLRQLGVAESESSGAPIDLLYELVKQKGLPDTPLGLPPGLTKKSSSPKEMVAGAPRPGLLALAKPLDAPAVNKAIKSPPGFSAKGLAHPPSSPLLKKASLALAGSPTPKNPEDKSPQLSLSPRPASPKAQWPQSEDEGPLNLTLDSDGGRELDCQLCGAWFETRKGLSSHARAHLRHLGVSDPDAKGSPIDVLHGLIRRDGVQIRLPPGRGTLALLGRPPPASAALSLLPPPPPATKAKLKAEGMASPWGKQDLSAAAAAGIFWASDVEPSPLNLSSGPEPARDIRCEFCGEFFENRKGLSSHARSHLRQMGVTEWYVNGSPIDTLREILKRRTQSRPGGHPNPSGPSPKALAKVVGSGGPGSSLEARSPADLHLSPLAKKLPPPPGSPLGHSPTASSPPTARKMFPGLSSPSLPKKLKPEQMRVEIKREMLPGALHGEPHPSEGPWVAPREDMTPLNLSSRAEPVRDIRCEFCGEFFENRKGLSSHARSHLRQMGVTEWSVNGSPIDTLREILKKKSKPCLIKKEPPAGDLAPALAEDGSLTVAPGPMQAPLPLAPMAGRPGKPGAGPAQVPRELSLAPITGAKPSATSYLGSVAAKRPLQEDRLLPAEVKAKTYIQTELPFKAKTLHEKTSHSSTEACCELCGLYFENRKALASHARAHLRQFGVTEWCVNGSPIETLSEWIKHRPQKVGAYRSYIQGGRPFTKKFRSAGHGRDGDKRPPLGLAPGGLAVVGRSAGCEPGLEAGRAADSGERPLAASPPGTMKAEEHQRQNINKFERRQARPPDSSAARGGEEANDLHQKLEEVRQPPPRVRPVPSLVPRPPQTSLVKFVGNIYTLKCRFCEVEFQGPLSIQEEWVRHLQRHILEMNFSKADPPPEEPQAPQAQTAAAEAP; from the exons CGTGAAGCCCCACGCTGAGCTCGAGGGCTCTAGAAGGTTCTTGTACCATCAGGGTGAATCGAAGCTCTTGGAGAAGGTTCCCCGGGGCCGCCCCAGGTTCGACTGGCTCCAAGACCCAGAAGAGCAGGCCCCACTCCAGGATGCAGCGCTGCACCTGGACCTGCCGCCCCAGCTGccacccctcacctccttccGGACAGTGCTCGTGCCGGTAGAAGATACCACTAAGGCGTTGGATGTGCCAGTGGTGGGCACCGGAGAACACCTGGCAGACCTGGAAGGCCTGGCCCAGCCGTCCGAGTGGAGCCTCCCCAGGTCGGCCTCAGAGGTGGCCACACAGACCTGGACGGTGAACTCAGAGGCATCTGTGGAGCGGCTGCAGCCACTGCTCGCCCCCGTCCGGACGAGGCCCTATCTGTGTGAACTGCTGGAGGAAGTGGCCGAGGGGGTGGCCAGCCcagacgaggacgaggacgacgAGCCAGCTGTGTTCCCGTGCATCGAGTGCAGCATCTACTTCAAGCAGAAGGAGCACCTTCTGGAGCACATGAGCCAGCACCGCCGAGCCCCGGGCCAAGAGCCCCCGGCCGAGTTGGCCCCCCTGGCCTGTGGCGAGTGTGGCTGGGCCTTCGCTGACCCTGGCGCCCTTGAGCAGCACCGGCAGCTGCACCAGGCCTCCCGGGAGAAGATTATCGAGGAGATCCAGAAGCTGAAGCAGGTCCCAGGTGACGAGGGCCGGGAGGCACGGCTGCAGTGCCCCGAGTGCGTCTTTGGCACCAATTCCTCCAAGGCCTTTGTGCAGCATGCCAAGCTGCACATGCGTGAGCCACAAGGCCAGGCTGCAAAGGAGCCCTTCGGGGGCGGCAGCAGGGCTGGCAGCCCGAGCCCCGATGCCACCTCCCTCACCTATCAACCCTACAGAGATTCCTTGGGCCTCAGTGCCTGTGTGTTCTGTGGCTTCCCTGCACCCAGCGAGAGCCTGCTCAGGGAGCACATGAGGCTTGTGCATGCCAACTGGGAGGAGGATGGTGAGGCTCTTGAGGAGGACCCTGCCAGCCGGCCCGGCACCAGCCAGGATGCTTATGCCCGATTCTCTGATGCCACTGACTACTTTGGCAAAGCTGAGCCGCTCTTGGCCCCCATGTGGCAGGGGAACCCTGCTGGATACGACCCCAGCCTGTCCTTCGGCCCTGGCTGCCAGCAGCTGGGCATGAGGGACTGCCCACTGTTGAAGCCACTCCCACATGGCTCGAGCCAGAGGCCTCAGGGAAGGCCAGCCTTTCCCTCGTCACTAGCATCTGCCCCCTACTCCTTACAGGCCAGTAGAAGCAAGAGTGCTGTCCACCCACAGGGGCTCTCAGCCCAACTGGGGGACCAGAGGCACCCTTGGAGCGaagaggacgaggaggaggacATACTGCTGGCCTCGGAAATGGACTTTTCCCCCGAAAATGGGGTCTTTGCACCGTCAGCCACCCCCGGCCTCATCCCGCAGTCAGCCCTGGAGCTCAAGCGGACATTCCGAGAAGCCCTGCAGACAGCTGAAGCCTCAGGGGCACAGCAGCAGCAACTCTGTGGGATGGTGCCGGTCGTTGTGGTGGCGAAGCTCGGGCCGCAAGTCATGGCTGCGGCAGCCAGGGCCCCCCCGAGGCTGCAGCctgaggagctggggctggggggtggccaCCCCCTGGACTTCCTGCTCCTGGACACACCGCTGGGTGGCCCTCTGGGGCTGGACACATTCCTGGATGGGGACCCAGCAGAGGCACTGAAGCATGAGGAGCGGAAATGCCCCTACTGCCCAGATCGCTTCCACAATGGCATCGGCTTGGCCAACCACGTTCGGGGCCACCTGAACCGCGTGGGCGTCAGCTACAACGTGCGGCATTTCATCTCCGCCGAGGAGGTGAAGGCTATCGAGCGCAGGTTctccttccagaagaagaagaaaaaag tggCTAACTTCGACCCAAGCACCTTCAGCCTGATGCGCTGTGACTTCTGCGGGGCCGGCTTTGACACTCGTGCCGGCCTCTCCAGCCACGCCCGGGCCCACCTGCGTGACTTTGGTATCACCAACTGGGAGCTCACTGTCTCACCCATCAACATCCTGCAAGAGCTGCTGGCCACCTCAGCTACTGAGCGGCCCCCCAGCCCCCTGTGTCGTGAACCTGGGGTGCCGCCTAGTGGCTTCCTGACCTCCCGCCGGCCCCGCTTACCTCTTACAGTGCCCTTCCCACCCACCTGGGCTGAGGACCCTGGGCCAGCCTACGGAGATG GCTTGGGTTCTGAGGAAAACGCAATGGTGGCCATGGACTTGGGCTCCCCCCTGCTCCCCAAGAAGAGCCTGCCTGTCCCTGGGCCCCTGGAGCAGGTGGCCAATCGGCTGAGCAGCAAAGTGGCTGCAGAGGTTCCTCATGGCAGTAAGCAGGAGCTGCCAGACCTCAAGG CCCAGAGCCTGACCACCTGCGAGGTCTGTGGTGCCTGCTTTGAGACACGCAAGGGCCTGTCCAGCCACGCGCGCTCCCACCTGCGGCAGCTTGGGGTGGCTGAGTCGGAGAGCAGCGGTGCCCCCATCGACCTCCTCTACGAGCTCGTGAAGCAGAAGGGCCTGCCCGACACACCCCTTGGGCTGCCCCCGGGCCTGACTAAGAAGTCCAGCTCGCCGAAGGAAATGGTTGCTGGAGCCCCACGACCCGGCCTGCTCGCCCTGGCCAAGCCCCTCGATGCCCCTGCTGTCAACAAGGCCATCAAGTCACCTCCCGGCTTCTCGGCCAAGGGCCTGGCCCACCCACCCAGCTCCCCACTCCTCAAGAAGGCATCACTGGCCCTGGCGGGCTCCCCTACCCCCAAGAATCCTGAGGACAAGAGCCCCCAGCTGTCCCTGAGCCCCCGGCCGGCCTCCCCAAAGGCACAGTGGCCCCAGTCTGAGGACGAGGGGCCCCTGAACCTCA CTTTAGATAGTGACGGGGGCAGAGAGCTGGACTGCCAGCTGTGCGGTGCCTGGTTTGAGACCCGCAAGGGCCTGTCCAGCCACGCCCGCGCCCACCTGCGCCACCTGGGCGTCAGCGACCCGGACGCCAAGGGATCCCCCATAGACGTGCTCCACGGGCTCATCAGGAGGGACGGCGTCCAGATCCGCCTCCCACCCGGGCGTGGCACCCTGGCCCTGCTGGGGCGGCCTCCTCCCGCCTCTGCGGCCCTCTCCTTGCTCCCCCCCCCACCGCCGGCCACGAAGGCCAAGCTGAAGGCCGAGGGTATGGCCAGCCCCTGGGGGAAGCAGGACCTCTCAGCCGCCGCAGCCGCTGGCATTTTCTGGGCCTCTGATGTGGAGCCGTCTCCTCTCAACCTCT CTTCGGGCCCAGAGCCGGCACGTGACATCCGCTGCGAGTTCTGTGGCGAGTTCTTCGAGAACAGAAAGGGCCTGTCGAGCCATGCACGCTCGCACCTGCGGCAGATGGGCGTGACCGAGTGGTACGTCAATGGCTCACCCATTGACACGCTGCGGGAGATCCTCAAGAGACGGACCCAGTCCCGGCCTGGTGGACACCCCAACCCGTCAGGGCCTAGCCCAAAAGCCCTGGCCAAGGTGGTGGGCAGCGGAGGTCCTGGCAGCTCACTGGAAGCCCGCAGCCCCGCGGACCTTCATCTCTCACCCCTGGCCAAGAAGTTGCCACCGCCACCAGGCAGCCCCCTGGGCCACTCACCGACTGCCTCTTCTCCTCCCACGGCCCGGAAGATGTTCCCAGGCCTCTCTTCACCCTCCCTGCCCAAGAAGCTGAAGCCTGAACAAATGCGGGTGGAGATCAAGCGGGAGATGCTGCCGGGGGCCCTTCATGGGGAGCCGCACCCATCCGAGGGTCCCTGGGTGGCACCTCGGGAAGACATGACCCCCTTGAACCTGT CGTCCCGGGCAGAGCCAGTACGTGACATCCGCTGTGAGTTCTGTGGCGAGTTCTTCGAGAACCGAAAGGGCCTGTCGAGCCATGCACGCTCGCACCTGCGGCAGATGGGTGTGACCGAGTGGTCTGTCAACGGCTCACCCATCGACACGCTGCGGGAGATCCTCAAGAAGAAATCCAAACCATGCCTCATCAAGAAGGAGCCGCCGGCCGGAGACCTGGCCCCTGCCTTGGCTGAGGACGGGTCCCTCACGGTGGCCCCTGGGCCCATGCAGGCCCCTTTGCCGCTGGCGCCAATGGCTGGCCGGCCAGGCAAACCAGGAGCTGGGCCAGCCCAGGTTCCCCGCGAGCTCAGCCTGGCACCCATCACTGGTGCCAAGCCTTCAGCCACCAGCTACCTGGGCTCAGTGGCAGCCAAGCGGCCCCTGCAGGAGGACCGCCTCCTCCCAGCAGAGGTTAAGGCCAAGACCTACATCCAGACTGAACTGCCCTTCAAGGCAAAGACCCTCCATGAGAAGACCTCCCACTCCT CCACTGAGGCCTGCTGCGAGCTGTGTGGCCTTTACTTCGAAAACCGCAAGGCCCTGGCCAGTCATGCACGGGCGCACCTGCGGCAGTTCGGCGTGACCGAGTGGTGTGTGAACGGTTCACCCATTGAGACGCTGAGTGAGTGGATCAAGCACCGGCCCCAGAAGGTGGGCGCCTACCGCAGCTACATCCAGGGCGGCCGTCCCTTCACCAAGAAGTTTCGCAGTGCCGGCCATGGCCGCGATGGCGACAAGCGGCCGCCCCTGGGGCTGGCACCCGGGGGCCTGGCCGTGGTGGGCCGCAGTGCCGGGTGTGAGCCAGGGCTCGAGGCTGGCCGGGCAGCTGACAGTGGTGAGCGGCCTCTGGCAGCCAGCCCACCAGGCACTATGAAggctgaggagcaccaacggcaGAACATCAACA AATTTGAGCGCCGACAAGCCCGCCCTCCAGATTCCTCTGCAGCCCGGGGTGGTGAGGAGGCCAATGACCTgcaccagaagctggaggaggtgCGGCAGCCTCCGCCCCGGGTCCGGCCAGTCCCCTCCCTGGTGCCCCGGCCCCCCCAGACATCACTCGTCAAGTTCGTTGGCAACATCTACACCCTCAAGTGCAG GTTCTGTGAGGTGGAATTCCAGGGGCCCCTCTCCATCCAGGAGGAGTGGGTGCGGCACTTACAGCGGCACATCCTGGAGATGAATTTCTCCAAAGCGGACCCTCCGCCCGAGGAGCCCCAGGCCCCACAGGCACAGACAGCGGCAGCAGAGGCGCCCTAA
- the WIZ gene encoding protein Wiz isoform X2: MDGPLAGGLAAPDRPRGPERLPGPAPREDIEGGAEVAEGEGCIFRSTHYLPVTKEGPRDILDGRGGISDGQPHPGLSEALPRATSATHRISSCCWDGGSLDFQPGSPPPHPLGHFPGPPDGRGPWEHPMVQEAGEGIPSEQRFEDSVIIRTVKPHAELEGSRRFLYHQGESKLLEKVPRGRPRFDWLQDPEEQAPLQDAALHLDLPPQLPPLTSFRTVLVPVEDTTKALDVPVVGTGEHLADLEGLAQPSEWSLPRSASEVATQTWTVNSEASVERLQPLLAPVRTRPYLCELLEEVAEGVASPDEDEDDEPAVFPCIECSIYFKQKEHLLEHMSQHRRAPGQEPPAELAPLACGECGWAFADPGALEQHRQLHQASREKIIEEIQKLKQVPGDEGREARLQCPECVFGTNSSKAFVQHAKLHMREPQGQAAKEPFGGGSRAGSPSPDATSLTYQPYRDSLGLSACVFCGFPAPSESLLREHMRLVHANWEEDGEALEEDPASRPGTSQDAYARFSDATDYFGKAEPLLAPMWQGNPAGYDPSLSFGPGCQQLGMRDCPLLKPLPHGSSQRPQGRPAFPSSLASAPYSLQASRSKSAVHPQGLSAQLGDQRHPWSEEDEEEDILLASEMDFSPENGVFAPSATPGLIPQSALELKRTFREALQTAEASGAQQQQLCGMVPVVVVAKLGPQVMAAAARAPPRLQPEELGLGGGHPLDFLLLDTPLGGPLGLDTFLDGDPAEALKHEERKCPYCPDRFHNGIGLANHVRGHLNRVGVSYNVRHFISAEEVKAIERRFSFQKKKKKVANFDPSTFSLMRCDFCGAGFDTRAGLSSHARAHLRDFGITNWELTVSPINILQELLATSATERPPSPLCREPGVPPSGFLTSRRPRLPLTVPFPPTWAEDPGPAYGDAQSLTTCEVCGACFETRKGLSSHARSHLRQLGVAESESSGAPIDLLYELVKQKGLPDTPLGLPPGLTKKSSSPKEMVAGAPRPGLLALAKPLDAPAVNKAIKSPPGFSAKGLAHPPSSPLLKKASLALAGSPTPKNPEDKSPQLSLSPRPASPKAQWPQSEDEGPLNLTSGPEPARDIRCEFCGEFFENRKGLSSHARSHLRQMGVTEWYVNGSPIDTLREILKRRTQSRPGGHPNPSGPSPKALAKVVGSGGPGSSLEARSPADLHLSPLAKKLPPPPGSPLGHSPTASSPPTARKMFPGLSSPSLPKKLKPEQMRVEIKREMLPGALHGEPHPSEGPWVAPREDMTPLNLSSRAEPVRDIRCEFCGEFFENRKGLSSHARSHLRQMGVTEWSVNGSPIDTLREILKKKSKPCLIKKEPPAGDLAPALAEDGSLTVAPGPMQAPLPLAPMAGRPGKPGAGPAQVPRELSLAPITGAKPSATSYLGSVAAKRPLQEDRLLPAEVKAKTYIQTELPFKAKTLHEKTSHSSTEACCELCGLYFENRKALASHARAHLRQFGVTEWCVNGSPIETLSEWIKHRPQKVGAYRSYIQGGRPFTKKFRSAGHGRDGDKRPPLGLAPGGLAVVGRSAGCEPGLEAGRAADSGERPLAASPPGTMKAEEHQRQNINKFERRQARPPDSSAARGGEEANDLHQKLEEVRQPPPRVRPVPSLVPRPPQTSLVKFVGNIYTLKCRFCEVEFQGPLSIQEEWVRHLQRHILEMNFSKADPPPEEPQAPQAQTAAAEAP; the protein is encoded by the exons CGTGAAGCCCCACGCTGAGCTCGAGGGCTCTAGAAGGTTCTTGTACCATCAGGGTGAATCGAAGCTCTTGGAGAAGGTTCCCCGGGGCCGCCCCAGGTTCGACTGGCTCCAAGACCCAGAAGAGCAGGCCCCACTCCAGGATGCAGCGCTGCACCTGGACCTGCCGCCCCAGCTGccacccctcacctccttccGGACAGTGCTCGTGCCGGTAGAAGATACCACTAAGGCGTTGGATGTGCCAGTGGTGGGCACCGGAGAACACCTGGCAGACCTGGAAGGCCTGGCCCAGCCGTCCGAGTGGAGCCTCCCCAGGTCGGCCTCAGAGGTGGCCACACAGACCTGGACGGTGAACTCAGAGGCATCTGTGGAGCGGCTGCAGCCACTGCTCGCCCCCGTCCGGACGAGGCCCTATCTGTGTGAACTGCTGGAGGAAGTGGCCGAGGGGGTGGCCAGCCcagacgaggacgaggacgacgAGCCAGCTGTGTTCCCGTGCATCGAGTGCAGCATCTACTTCAAGCAGAAGGAGCACCTTCTGGAGCACATGAGCCAGCACCGCCGAGCCCCGGGCCAAGAGCCCCCGGCCGAGTTGGCCCCCCTGGCCTGTGGCGAGTGTGGCTGGGCCTTCGCTGACCCTGGCGCCCTTGAGCAGCACCGGCAGCTGCACCAGGCCTCCCGGGAGAAGATTATCGAGGAGATCCAGAAGCTGAAGCAGGTCCCAGGTGACGAGGGCCGGGAGGCACGGCTGCAGTGCCCCGAGTGCGTCTTTGGCACCAATTCCTCCAAGGCCTTTGTGCAGCATGCCAAGCTGCACATGCGTGAGCCACAAGGCCAGGCTGCAAAGGAGCCCTTCGGGGGCGGCAGCAGGGCTGGCAGCCCGAGCCCCGATGCCACCTCCCTCACCTATCAACCCTACAGAGATTCCTTGGGCCTCAGTGCCTGTGTGTTCTGTGGCTTCCCTGCACCCAGCGAGAGCCTGCTCAGGGAGCACATGAGGCTTGTGCATGCCAACTGGGAGGAGGATGGTGAGGCTCTTGAGGAGGACCCTGCCAGCCGGCCCGGCACCAGCCAGGATGCTTATGCCCGATTCTCTGATGCCACTGACTACTTTGGCAAAGCTGAGCCGCTCTTGGCCCCCATGTGGCAGGGGAACCCTGCTGGATACGACCCCAGCCTGTCCTTCGGCCCTGGCTGCCAGCAGCTGGGCATGAGGGACTGCCCACTGTTGAAGCCACTCCCACATGGCTCGAGCCAGAGGCCTCAGGGAAGGCCAGCCTTTCCCTCGTCACTAGCATCTGCCCCCTACTCCTTACAGGCCAGTAGAAGCAAGAGTGCTGTCCACCCACAGGGGCTCTCAGCCCAACTGGGGGACCAGAGGCACCCTTGGAGCGaagaggacgaggaggaggacATACTGCTGGCCTCGGAAATGGACTTTTCCCCCGAAAATGGGGTCTTTGCACCGTCAGCCACCCCCGGCCTCATCCCGCAGTCAGCCCTGGAGCTCAAGCGGACATTCCGAGAAGCCCTGCAGACAGCTGAAGCCTCAGGGGCACAGCAGCAGCAACTCTGTGGGATGGTGCCGGTCGTTGTGGTGGCGAAGCTCGGGCCGCAAGTCATGGCTGCGGCAGCCAGGGCCCCCCCGAGGCTGCAGCctgaggagctggggctggggggtggccaCCCCCTGGACTTCCTGCTCCTGGACACACCGCTGGGTGGCCCTCTGGGGCTGGACACATTCCTGGATGGGGACCCAGCAGAGGCACTGAAGCATGAGGAGCGGAAATGCCCCTACTGCCCAGATCGCTTCCACAATGGCATCGGCTTGGCCAACCACGTTCGGGGCCACCTGAACCGCGTGGGCGTCAGCTACAACGTGCGGCATTTCATCTCCGCCGAGGAGGTGAAGGCTATCGAGCGCAGGTTctccttccagaagaagaagaaaaaag tggCTAACTTCGACCCAAGCACCTTCAGCCTGATGCGCTGTGACTTCTGCGGGGCCGGCTTTGACACTCGTGCCGGCCTCTCCAGCCACGCCCGGGCCCACCTGCGTGACTTTGGTATCACCAACTGGGAGCTCACTGTCTCACCCATCAACATCCTGCAAGAGCTGCTGGCCACCTCAGCTACTGAGCGGCCCCCCAGCCCCCTGTGTCGTGAACCTGGGGTGCCGCCTAGTGGCTTCCTGACCTCCCGCCGGCCCCGCTTACCTCTTACAGTGCCCTTCCCACCCACCTGGGCTGAGGACCCTGGGCCAGCCTACGGAGATG CCCAGAGCCTGACCACCTGCGAGGTCTGTGGTGCCTGCTTTGAGACACGCAAGGGCCTGTCCAGCCACGCGCGCTCCCACCTGCGGCAGCTTGGGGTGGCTGAGTCGGAGAGCAGCGGTGCCCCCATCGACCTCCTCTACGAGCTCGTGAAGCAGAAGGGCCTGCCCGACACACCCCTTGGGCTGCCCCCGGGCCTGACTAAGAAGTCCAGCTCGCCGAAGGAAATGGTTGCTGGAGCCCCACGACCCGGCCTGCTCGCCCTGGCCAAGCCCCTCGATGCCCCTGCTGTCAACAAGGCCATCAAGTCACCTCCCGGCTTCTCGGCCAAGGGCCTGGCCCACCCACCCAGCTCCCCACTCCTCAAGAAGGCATCACTGGCCCTGGCGGGCTCCCCTACCCCCAAGAATCCTGAGGACAAGAGCCCCCAGCTGTCCCTGAGCCCCCGGCCGGCCTCCCCAAAGGCACAGTGGCCCCAGTCTGAGGACGAGGGGCCCCTGAACCTCA CTTCGGGCCCAGAGCCGGCACGTGACATCCGCTGCGAGTTCTGTGGCGAGTTCTTCGAGAACAGAAAGGGCCTGTCGAGCCATGCACGCTCGCACCTGCGGCAGATGGGCGTGACCGAGTGGTACGTCAATGGCTCACCCATTGACACGCTGCGGGAGATCCTCAAGAGACGGACCCAGTCCCGGCCTGGTGGACACCCCAACCCGTCAGGGCCTAGCCCAAAAGCCCTGGCCAAGGTGGTGGGCAGCGGAGGTCCTGGCAGCTCACTGGAAGCCCGCAGCCCCGCGGACCTTCATCTCTCACCCCTGGCCAAGAAGTTGCCACCGCCACCAGGCAGCCCCCTGGGCCACTCACCGACTGCCTCTTCTCCTCCCACGGCCCGGAAGATGTTCCCAGGCCTCTCTTCACCCTCCCTGCCCAAGAAGCTGAAGCCTGAACAAATGCGGGTGGAGATCAAGCGGGAGATGCTGCCGGGGGCCCTTCATGGGGAGCCGCACCCATCCGAGGGTCCCTGGGTGGCACCTCGGGAAGACATGACCCCCTTGAACCTGT CGTCCCGGGCAGAGCCAGTACGTGACATCCGCTGTGAGTTCTGTGGCGAGTTCTTCGAGAACCGAAAGGGCCTGTCGAGCCATGCACGCTCGCACCTGCGGCAGATGGGTGTGACCGAGTGGTCTGTCAACGGCTCACCCATCGACACGCTGCGGGAGATCCTCAAGAAGAAATCCAAACCATGCCTCATCAAGAAGGAGCCGCCGGCCGGAGACCTGGCCCCTGCCTTGGCTGAGGACGGGTCCCTCACGGTGGCCCCTGGGCCCATGCAGGCCCCTTTGCCGCTGGCGCCAATGGCTGGCCGGCCAGGCAAACCAGGAGCTGGGCCAGCCCAGGTTCCCCGCGAGCTCAGCCTGGCACCCATCACTGGTGCCAAGCCTTCAGCCACCAGCTACCTGGGCTCAGTGGCAGCCAAGCGGCCCCTGCAGGAGGACCGCCTCCTCCCAGCAGAGGTTAAGGCCAAGACCTACATCCAGACTGAACTGCCCTTCAAGGCAAAGACCCTCCATGAGAAGACCTCCCACTCCT CCACTGAGGCCTGCTGCGAGCTGTGTGGCCTTTACTTCGAAAACCGCAAGGCCCTGGCCAGTCATGCACGGGCGCACCTGCGGCAGTTCGGCGTGACCGAGTGGTGTGTGAACGGTTCACCCATTGAGACGCTGAGTGAGTGGATCAAGCACCGGCCCCAGAAGGTGGGCGCCTACCGCAGCTACATCCAGGGCGGCCGTCCCTTCACCAAGAAGTTTCGCAGTGCCGGCCATGGCCGCGATGGCGACAAGCGGCCGCCCCTGGGGCTGGCACCCGGGGGCCTGGCCGTGGTGGGCCGCAGTGCCGGGTGTGAGCCAGGGCTCGAGGCTGGCCGGGCAGCTGACAGTGGTGAGCGGCCTCTGGCAGCCAGCCCACCAGGCACTATGAAggctgaggagcaccaacggcaGAACATCAACA AATTTGAGCGCCGACAAGCCCGCCCTCCAGATTCCTCTGCAGCCCGGGGTGGTGAGGAGGCCAATGACCTgcaccagaagctggaggaggtgCGGCAGCCTCCGCCCCGGGTCCGGCCAGTCCCCTCCCTGGTGCCCCGGCCCCCCCAGACATCACTCGTCAAGTTCGTTGGCAACATCTACACCCTCAAGTGCAG GTTCTGTGAGGTGGAATTCCAGGGGCCCCTCTCCATCCAGGAGGAGTGGGTGCGGCACTTACAGCGGCACATCCTGGAGATGAATTTCTCCAAAGCGGACCCTCCGCCCGAGGAGCCCCAGGCCCCACAGGCACAGACAGCGGCAGCAGAGGCGCCCTAA